The proteins below are encoded in one region of Apium graveolens cultivar Ventura chromosome 4, ASM990537v1, whole genome shotgun sequence:
- the LOC141718384 gene encoding uncharacterized protein LOC141718384, with amino-acid sequence MATVKSIFGYQPGRKKIRDAKKLAMDEEHGSWEGSYEDLPFLMEVLQCFNVGTKVDWVFKEDEMEDRGSLELTSILCLYLEHEVTFKRLFLAFKPCINGFEHCMPVIHIDGTHLYSPYAGVLLSVVTVDGFSHNLPLAFAIVESENVSSWGWFMDR; translated from the exons ATGGCCACGGTGAAAAGTATTTTTGGTTACCAACCGGGAAGAAAGAAGATTAGAGATGCCAAAAAGCTAGCAATGGATGAAGAACATGGATCTTGGGAAGGATCATATGAAGACCTCCCCTTTTTGATGGAAGTGTTGCAATGTTTTAATGTGGGAACAAAGGTTGATTGGGTTTTTAAGGAGGATGAGATGGAAGATCGTGGGAGCTTAGAG TTAACGAGTATATTATGTCTTTATTTGGAACATGAAGTGACATTCAAGAGACTCTTCTTGGCTTTCAAACCATGCATTAATGGATTTGAGCATTGTATGCCTGTCATACATATAGATGGGACTCATCTATACAGTCCATATGCGGGTGTACTATTGAGTGTTGTGACAGTGGATGGCTTTAGTCATAATCTTCCACTTGCATTTGCTATAGTCGAATCAGAGAATGTTTCTAGTTGGGGGTGGTTCATGGATAGATAG